The following coding sequences are from one Candidatus Nitrosopumilus sp. SW window:
- the trpD gene encoding anthranilate phosphoribosyltransferase: MITDLISKLQEKTDLTYEEMNQVMTDVLSGNTTDSQNVDFLSNLADKGETDDELLGMLDKMQEFSLKIEPKNTGTIIDMCGTGGDKLQTFNISTTASFVVAAAGGIVAKHGNRSSSGISGSADIFEYFGYDLDLEPSQIAEVLEKHNICFMFAQKFHPAMKHVSAARKQLGKRTAFNLLGPLSNPAGVKNQLVGVFSIEYLDRLPMILKRKGAENIMTVRSDDGMDEFSTSSTNRVCISRNDKVLMNAIDPEVVGLHKSSLKDIQIQTKEDAIKSFVGVLNNTANQAMIETTALNAAGGLIVANISNNFEEAVELALNTIKDGKAFSVLEKFVQDTGDISKLKEITDG, from the coding sequence ATGATTACAGATTTGATATCAAAACTACAAGAAAAAACGGACCTCACATATGAGGAAATGAATCAAGTGATGACAGATGTTCTTTCGGGAAATACAACTGATTCACAAAACGTCGATTTTCTATCAAATCTAGCAGACAAAGGAGAAACAGATGACGAATTATTAGGAATGCTTGACAAAATGCAAGAATTTTCATTGAAAATTGAGCCAAAAAATACAGGGACAATCATTGACATGTGTGGTACGGGAGGAGACAAACTACAGACATTCAACATATCGACTACAGCATCATTTGTTGTGGCTGCAGCAGGAGGAATTGTCGCAAAGCACGGAAATCGCTCTAGTTCAGGGATTTCTGGCAGTGCAGATATTTTTGAGTATTTTGGGTATGATTTGGATTTAGAGCCATCTCAAATTGCAGAAGTTTTAGAAAAACACAACATCTGTTTTATGTTTGCACAAAAATTTCATCCTGCAATGAAACATGTTTCAGCAGCAAGAAAGCAATTAGGAAAAAGAACTGCATTTAATTTACTTGGTCCATTATCCAATCCAGCTGGAGTAAAAAATCAACTGGTAGGAGTATTTTCAATTGAATACTTAGACAGACTACCAATGATATTGAAAAGAAAAGGTGCAGAAAATATTATGACAGTACGTTCAGATGATGGAATGGATGAATTCTCCACCAGTTCTACTAACAGAGTATGTATTTCAAGAAATGACAAAGTTTTGATGAATGCAATTGATCCTGAAGTTGTAGGATTGCATAAATCATCATTAAAAGATATTCAGATCCAAACTAAAGAGGATGCAATAAAATCATTTGTAGGAGTTTTGAACAATACTGCAAACCAGGCAATGATTGAAACAACTGCGCTTAATGCAGCAGGAGGGTTAATTGTTGCAAATATTTCAAATAATTTTGAAGAAGCAGTAGAACTTGCATTAAACACAATTAAAGATGGTAAAGCATTTTCAGTATTAGAGAAATTTGTGCAAGATACAGGAGACATTTCAAAATTAAAGGAGATTACTGATGGCTGA
- the trpA gene encoding tryptophan synthase subunit alpha, producing the protein MSKIKEKFAELQERKEKALISYIMAGFPNEKSTISVVRGLVKGGVDIIELGFPFSDPLADGPVIQNASTISLEKGTKIDKFFALVKKIRKETDIPLILMTYTNILYHKGYSKFIAEAKKAGIDGFILPDMSIEESKEYLQAAKNNADTIFLISPNTSKTRIQKIAKASSGFLYLVAVYGTTGVKTGIKNYTIEAIKNVKKQTKGKIPIGVGFGVSTPEDVKKYIKAGADGVIVGSAYLKLIEKTPQNKLESKIASFTKSLKKQTLQKK; encoded by the coding sequence ATGTCAAAGATTAAAGAAAAGTTTGCAGAGTTGCAAGAAAGAAAAGAAAAAGCCTTAATCTCATACATCATGGCAGGATTCCCAAATGAAAAATCAACCATTTCAGTTGTTAGGGGATTGGTAAAGGGAGGAGTAGACATCATAGAACTAGGATTTCCATTCTCAGATCCTCTAGCAGACGGACCTGTTATTCAAAATGCAAGCACGATTTCCCTTGAAAAAGGTACAAAGATAGACAAATTTTTTGCACTAGTGAAAAAAATCAGAAAAGAAACAGACATTCCTCTAATATTGATGACATATACAAACATCCTATACCATAAAGGATACTCAAAGTTCATAGCAGAAGCAAAGAAAGCAGGTATTGATGGATTTATTCTACCAGACATGTCAATAGAAGAATCAAAAGAGTATCTTCAAGCTGCAAAAAATAATGCAGATACAATATTTTTGATATCGCCTAATACAAGTAAAACTAGAATTCAAAAAATTGCAAAGGCATCATCGGGTTTCTTGTATCTTGTTGCAGTGTATGGAACAACAGGAGTAAAAACAGGAATCAAAAATTACACCATAGAGGCAATTAAAAATGTCAAAAAACAGACCAAAGGAAAAATTCCAATTGGTGTAGGGTTTGGAGTATCAACACCAGAAGATGTGAAAAAATACATCAAAGCAGGAGCAGATGGAGTGATTGTCGGTAGTGCATATTTGAAATTAATTGAAAAAACACCTCAAAATAAACTAGAATCAAAAATAGCGTCATTTACAAAATCACTCAAAAAGCAAACATTGCAGAAAAAATAA
- a CDS encoding indole-3-glycerol-phosphate synthase has product MAENILRKLVNNSQMAIDDGVYEVESNLEKSNKDFIQIIKTSAHAPLLTEVKFSSPSLGKIRTITDPVSIASQMIAGGSKALSVLTQPHLFNGSPEYFMKVRQAVDVPMLMKDIMIEKVQIDAAKKIGADFMLVIQSLFDQNYLKDIDEFIAYGHKQGLQVLLEVHTKQEFENALKTEADLIGINNRNLDTLEIDLKTTETILSGVDKSRPILSESGIDTPEDIQYLKKCGADAFLIGSSIMKSDNIEEQVRKLVNAY; this is encoded by the coding sequence ATGGCTGAAAATATTCTTAGAAAACTAGTAAACAATTCACAAATGGCAATTGATGATGGAGTGTATGAAGTTGAATCAAATTTAGAAAAATCAAACAAAGATTTTATTCAAATTATCAAGACTAGTGCGCATGCACCACTACTCACAGAAGTAAAGTTTTCATCTCCATCTCTAGGCAAGATAAGGACAATTACTGACCCTGTAAGCATAGCATCTCAAATGATTGCAGGAGGTTCAAAGGCACTATCAGTACTAACACAACCACATCTATTCAACGGATCACCAGAATACTTCATGAAGGTAAGACAGGCAGTAGATGTTCCAATGCTAATGAAAGACATCATGATCGAAAAAGTTCAGATTGATGCAGCAAAAAAGATTGGAGCAGACTTTATGTTAGTGATTCAATCATTATTTGATCAAAATTATCTTAAAGATATTGATGAGTTTATTGCATATGGCCACAAACAAGGTCTACAGGTTTTGCTAGAAGTACACACAAAGCAAGAATTTGAAAATGCATTAAAAACAGAAGCAGATTTGATTGGAATCAACAATAGAAACCTAGACACTTTAGAGATTGATCTAAAAACAACTGAAACGATATTATCCGGAGTAGACAAATCCAGACCCATATTATCTGAAAGTGGAATAGATACACCTGAGGACATCCAATATCTAAAAAAGTGTGGAGCAGATGCATTTCTAATAGGATCAAGCATAATGAAAAGTGATAACATTGAAGAACAGGTAAGAAAATTGGTGAATGCGTATTGA
- a CDS encoding PEFG-CTERM sorting domain-containing protein, which produces MKVALAVLPLIAMLIVGSGFAFAASYDIKIPSGASDENYPYFWSQKDTGVTTGEITVFPGDTITWSNADTAFHTITSVSASSIETGDFEEDGLFDSGFFTAGKSYTRQFNDLGDFYYYCSLHPWMNGVVHVVLDPGSVKSIDRIASGFSDDGVGFEVKYFLDAYLANTVHVDPDERTLTFTLTGESNNDEITITLPKELIDNPTTVWVNGNMVDFESDSTISGNTATQLVIPIDKDSREIKIMGSKVIPEFGGIALLILTVSIISIIIFSKKTSLLTMR; this is translated from the coding sequence ATGAAAGTTGCGCTTGCTGTTTTACCTTTGATTGCAATGTTGATTGTAGGTTCAGGTTTTGCTTTTGCTGCAAGTTATGATATTAAAATCCCTTCAGGGGCATCTGATGAAAATTACCCTTATTTCTGGTCTCAAAAAGATACTGGTGTCACAACTGGTGAGATAACTGTCTTTCCAGGAGATACCATAACTTGGTCTAATGCTGACACTGCTTTTCATACTATAACTTCAGTTTCTGCATCAAGTATTGAGACTGGTGATTTTGAAGAAGATGGTTTGTTTGATAGTGGGTTTTTCACCGCAGGGAAATCTTATACCCGACAATTCAATGATCTTGGCGATTTCTATTATTATTGCAGTCTCCACCCATGGATGAATGGTGTTGTTCATGTGGTATTGGATCCTGGAAGTGTCAAATCTATAGATAGAATAGCATCTGGGTTTTCTGATGATGGAGTAGGATTTGAGGTAAAATATTTCTTAGATGCATATTTGGCTAATACCGTTCATGTGGATCCTGATGAAAGAACTTTGACATTTACTCTTACTGGTGAAAGCAATAATGATGAAATTACAATAACTTTGCCTAAAGAACTCATTGATAATCCAACTACCGTATGGGTTAATGGAAATATGGTTGATTTTGAATCTGATTCTACCATTAGTGGCAATACTGCAACTCAATTAGTCATTCCAATTGACAAGGATTCTCGAGAAATCAAGATAATGGGTTCTAAGGTCATTCCTGAATTTGGAGGAATTGCTCTTTTGATTCTTACAGTCTCTATTATCTCAATCATAATCTTTTCAAAAAAGACTAGTTTGCTTACTATGAGATGA
- the trpB gene encoding tryptophan synthase subunit beta: protein MKYPKNGRFGEFGGKYIPETLVPAIEELEENYLKFKNDKNFKKELDYYLKVYAGRPTPLYYAKNLSEKLGGSKIYLKREDLLHGGAHKINNTLGQALLAKKMKKKRIIAETGAGQHGVATAMACAALGMKAEVYMGYKDTIRQKLNVFRMNLLGSKVHPVKSGSKTLKDAINEAIRDWITNVETTYYLLGSAVGPHPYPVMVRDFQSVIGNEIKSQMKKLNKTPDSVIACVGGGSNAIGTFYPLVDSNAEIIGVEAAGHGLKSKKHSATLSAGSKGVLHGMMTYLLQDKEGQITETHSISAGLDYPGVGPEHSYFKDTKRVKYHSATDTEVIDAFLMLTRTEGIIPALESAHAIAEAIKVARKGKKSESIVVTLSGRGDKDVEEVQNYLSKNVKD, encoded by the coding sequence TTGAAATATCCAAAAAATGGCAGATTCGGAGAATTTGGAGGAAAGTATATTCCAGAAACTCTAGTTCCAGCAATCGAAGAGTTAGAGGAAAATTATCTAAAATTTAAAAATGATAAAAATTTCAAAAAAGAATTAGATTACTATCTCAAAGTGTATGCAGGTCGTCCAACTCCACTATATTATGCAAAAAACCTATCAGAGAAACTTGGAGGTTCAAAGATCTATCTAAAAAGAGAAGACTTGTTGCATGGAGGAGCTCACAAGATAAACAATACACTTGGACAAGCACTTCTTGCAAAAAAAATGAAAAAGAAAAGAATCATTGCAGAAACGGGGGCAGGTCAGCACGGAGTGGCTACTGCCATGGCATGCGCAGCATTAGGAATGAAAGCAGAGGTGTATATGGGCTACAAAGACACCATCAGACAAAAACTAAACGTATTTCGAATGAATTTACTTGGCTCAAAAGTTCATCCAGTAAAATCAGGTTCAAAGACACTCAAAGATGCAATCAATGAGGCAATCAGAGATTGGATTACAAATGTAGAGACCACATACTATTTGCTGGGTTCAGCAGTTGGACCTCATCCATATCCAGTTATGGTCAGAGATTTTCAAAGTGTAATCGGAAATGAAATAAAATCACAGATGAAGAAACTAAACAAAACACCAGATAGTGTTATTGCATGTGTTGGAGGGGGATCAAATGCAATTGGTACATTTTATCCACTAGTTGATTCTAATGCAGAAATTATAGGTGTAGAGGCAGCAGGACACGGATTAAAATCAAAGAAACATTCTGCAACATTATCGGCTGGAAGTAAAGGAGTTCTTCACGGAATGATGACATACTTGCTTCAAGACAAAGAAGGACAAATTACAGAAACACATAGCATCTCAGCTGGATTAGACTATCCAGGAGTTGGACCTGAACATTCGTATTTCAAAGATACTAAACGAGTAAAATATCATTCAGCAACAGACACAGAAGTGATTGATGCATTTTTAATGTTAACAAGAACTGAAGGCATCATTCCAGCTTTAGAATCAGCTCATGCAATCGCTGAAGCAATCAAAGTTGCAAGAAAGGGTAAAAAATCAGAATCAATTGTAGTTACACTTTCTGGAAGAGGAGACAAAGACGTAGAAGAAGTGCAAAATTATTTGAGTAAAAATGTCAAAGATTAA
- a CDS encoding aminodeoxychorismate/anthranilate synthase component II, whose protein sequence is MKFLIIDNYDSFVYNIAQYLGELGVDCDVIRNDKITLKEIQEKNYDAIIISPGPGTPEDKKYFGVCSDVIKNMGSNTPILGVCLGHQGIIDAFGGKVTNAGCVRHGKTSPVEHVDSKLFKDVKNPFRATRYHSLVGDKTIIPEVLKVTATASDDGEVMAIEHKDYLIQGVQFHPESIMTEDGKKILSNFIDQVKEKQK, encoded by the coding sequence ATGAAATTTTTAATCATAGACAATTATGATTCATTTGTTTACAACATTGCACAGTACCTAGGAGAATTAGGAGTGGATTGTGATGTGATCAGAAATGATAAAATCACATTAAAAGAGATTCAAGAAAAAAATTATGATGCAATAATTATTTCCCCAGGTCCAGGAACACCAGAAGACAAAAAATACTTTGGAGTATGTAGTGATGTAATCAAGAACATGGGTTCAAACACACCAATATTAGGAGTGTGTCTAGGACACCAAGGAATAATTGATGCGTTTGGCGGTAAAGTAACTAATGCAGGATGTGTAAGACATGGAAAGACAAGTCCTGTTGAACATGTGGATTCAAAATTATTCAAAGATGTAAAAAATCCATTTAGAGCTACACGTTATCATAGTCTAGTCGGAGATAAAACCATTATTCCAGAAGTTCTAAAGGTTACAGCTACTGCATCAGATGATGGGGAAGTTATGGCAATAGAACATAAAGACTATCTAATTCAAGGAGTGCAATTTCACCCTGAATCAATTATGACTGAAGATGGTAAGAAAATTTTATCCAATTTTATTGATCAAGTAAAGGAGAAACAAAAATGA